Proteins encoded by one window of Microplitis mediator isolate UGA2020A chromosome 1, iyMicMedi2.1, whole genome shotgun sequence:
- the LOC130674156 gene encoding neprilysin-2-like isoform X1: MALEIFEISPGSLRQKKQSSVLKRKFFLIVSVGLVCSILPINTSAAAVDTPQNDGAANKCTGNICAVERSETAARIKRYRDDTINPCDNFYRFACGNYKKTDTSNDYDYLLSQKDDYLEKLLQKGISSDFKPYKLIDDIYKTCMNKNAMGQQDLDLMKSIIKNLGNWPILEGSQWKESDFNWIDFSSNAKKAGYNLNYFLDWKPQYLNRNKEVTLKYSVQITSNLFDRSIPERTTSQKQFYSDYMVKVARLLGANDNNVAKDMKDVYDFEEKLSKISVKEDPNHTNKLDIEELQKKWPNIPWKKFVDRTLIPFVDSNEKPTLTVWNPTALTEFVKLMETIPKRVQANYAIWKIVQYSVPYLTEEIREARKTFQKQIGYVGIPENDDCLGIVQTYARYALHNLYLDQYKSSHESIKQMVKAFKDQMVRMMKESKTLSDEAKNKGIKIIKEMSFTVGPSHKLSDRAELEKFYADVKVDKNNFLQTLLDLNIFKVKKEFSAKVLFEINPYHSNKLSQIGLPDNVNGHLHIPMAMIPGPLFNNDRPMYMNFGSSGSYIAFSIASSVSHVGRNQTVGKELVDKQLDCFRHKYDDLTDEPKKKNMLRNRPEEDFIVQYIGFRSSWAAYQDYVARSGTEPTLEGLPYTQGQLFWISFAQSFCSEYLNLNEPRNLYNNQLNILEYKMMKTLSNIPEISADFQCPAGSNMNKEPKCTWW, encoded by the exons ATGGCGctagaaatatttgaaat atcacCAGGATCATTGCGGCAAAAAAAACAGAGCTCAGTATTGAagcgcaaattttttttaattgttagtgTTGGAttggtttgttccattttgcCGATTAATACTTCAGCGGCTGCTGTCGACACTCCACAAAACGATG GGGCAGCAAACAAATGTACAGGTAACATATGTGCCGTAGAACGATCAGAAACCG CTGCACGAATCAAAAGATACCGAGATGATACTATAAATccttgtgataatttttaccGATTCGCTTGCggtaattacaaaaaaacagaTACGTCTAATGATTATGATTACCTTTTATCACAAAAAGATGATTACCTTGAAAAGCTGTTGCAAAAAGGAATCTCTTCTGATTTTAAGCCCTACAAACTTATCGATGATATTTACAAAACATGCATGAACAAGA ACGCTATGGGACAACAAGATTTAGACCTTATGAAGAGTATCATTAAGAATTTAGGAAACTGGCCGATTTTGGAAGGCAGCCAATGGAAGGAATCTGACTTCAATTGGATCGATTTTAGTAGCAATGCCAAAAAAGCcggttataatttaaattatttcttagaTTGGAAACCGCAATATTTGAATCGTAACAAAGAAGtaacattaaaatattctGTCCAA ATAACTAGCAATTTGTTCGACCGTTCTATACCCGAGAGAACTACTTcacaaaaacaattttactCTGACTACATGGTAAAAGTAGCACGACTTCTTGGAGCAAATGATAATAACGTTGCAAAGGACATGAAAGACGTTTACGATTTcgaagaaaaattatcaaaaataagtGTCAAGGAAGATCCTAATCACACAAACAAACTCGATATTGAAGAGCTACAGAAGAAATGGCCGAATATCCCTTGGAAGAAATTCGTTGACAGAACCTTAATTCCCTTTGTAGACAGTAACGAAAAGCCTACTTTAACTGTATGGAATCCTACAGCTTTAACAGAGTTCGTAAAGCTCATGGAAACAATTCCGAAACGTGTACAAGCGAATTACGCCATTTGGAAAATAGTTCAATACTCAGTTCCTTACTTGACTGAGGAAATTAGAGAAGCGCgaaaaacattccaaaaacaAATAGGTTATGTTGGCATTCCTGAAAATGATGATTGTTTGGGAATAGTTCAAACGTATGCAAGATATGCACTTCACAATTTGTATTTAGATCAATACAAAAGTAGTCACGAGTCTATTAAACAAATGGTAAAGGCTTTCAAGGATCAAATGGTTAGAATGATGAAAGAATCTAAAACATTGAGTGATGAagctaaaaataaaggaataaaaattatcaaggaGATGTCATTCACTGTTGGGCCGTCCCATAAATTGTCTGACCGAGCAGAACTTGAAAAATTCTATGCAGATGTGAAAGtcgataaaaataactttctgCAGACGCTTTTGGActtgaatatatttaaagtCAAAAAGGAATTCAGTGCTAAAGtactatttgaaataaatccaTATCATAGCAATAAGCTAAGTCAAATAGGTCTTCCAGATAATGTTAATGGGCATTTAC ATATACCAATGGCTATGATACCCGGTCCTTTGTTTAACAATGATCGTCCAATGTACATGAATTTTGGTTCAAGTGGATCATATATAGCTTTTAGTATCGCCTCATCAGTATCTCACGTCGGAAGAAATCAGACAGTTGGAAAAGAACTCGTAGATAAACAACTCGATTGTTTCCGTCATAAATATGATGATTTAACTGATGaaccaaagaaaaaaaat atGCTTCGCAATAGACCCGAAGAAGACTTCATTGTTCAATACATCGGATTCCGTTCTTCCTGGGCAGCTTACCAGGATTACGTCGCAAGATCGGGAACAGAACCGACTCTTGAAGGATTGCCTTACACACAGGGCCAATTATTTTGGATATCTTTCGCACAATCATTCTGTTCCGAGTATTTAAATCTGAATGAACCGCGCAATCTTTATAACAATCAGCTAAATATTCTTGAATACAAAATGATGAAAACACTTTCGAATATACCTGAAATTTCGGCTGATTTTCAATGTCCCGCTGGTTCTAATATGAATAAGGAACCCAAATGTACCTGGtggtaa
- the LOC130674156 gene encoding neprilysin-2-like isoform X2, with translation MALEIFEISPGSLRQKKQSSVLKRKFFLIVSVGLVCSILPINTSAAAVDTPQNDGAANKCTGNICAVERSETAARIKRYRDDTINPCDNFYRFACGNYKKTDTSNDYDYLLSQKDDYLEKLLQKGISSDFKPYKLIDDIYKTCMNKNAMGQQDLDLMKSIIKNLGNWPILEGSQWKESDFNWIDFSSNAKKAGYNLNYFLDWKPQYLNRNKEVTLKYSVQITSNLFDRSIPERTTSQKQFYSDYMVKVARLLGANDNNVAKDMKDVYDFEEKLSKISVKEDPNHTNKLDIEELQKKWPNIPWKKFVDRTLIPFVDSNEKPTLTVWNPTALTEFVKLMETIPKRVQANYAIWKIVQYSVPYLTEEIREARKTFQKQIGYVGIPENDDCLGIVQTYARYALHNLYLDQYKSSHESIKQMVKAFKDQMVRMMKESKTLSDEAKNKGIKIIKEMSFTVGPSHKLSDRAELEKFYADVKVDKNNFLQTLLDLNIFKVKKEFSAKVLFEINPYHSNKLSQIGLPDNVNGHLHIPMAMIPSPLFNNDVYQFVHNYM, from the exons ATGGCGctagaaatatttgaaat atcacCAGGATCATTGCGGCAAAAAAAACAGAGCTCAGTATTGAagcgcaaattttttttaattgttagtgTTGGAttggtttgttccattttgcCGATTAATACTTCAGCGGCTGCTGTCGACACTCCACAAAACGATG GGGCAGCAAACAAATGTACAGGTAACATATGTGCCGTAGAACGATCAGAAACCG CTGCACGAATCAAAAGATACCGAGATGATACTATAAATccttgtgataatttttaccGATTCGCTTGCggtaattacaaaaaaacagaTACGTCTAATGATTATGATTACCTTTTATCACAAAAAGATGATTACCTTGAAAAGCTGTTGCAAAAAGGAATCTCTTCTGATTTTAAGCCCTACAAACTTATCGATGATATTTACAAAACATGCATGAACAAGA ACGCTATGGGACAACAAGATTTAGACCTTATGAAGAGTATCATTAAGAATTTAGGAAACTGGCCGATTTTGGAAGGCAGCCAATGGAAGGAATCTGACTTCAATTGGATCGATTTTAGTAGCAATGCCAAAAAAGCcggttataatttaaattatttcttagaTTGGAAACCGCAATATTTGAATCGTAACAAAGAAGtaacattaaaatattctGTCCAA ATAACTAGCAATTTGTTCGACCGTTCTATACCCGAGAGAACTACTTcacaaaaacaattttactCTGACTACATGGTAAAAGTAGCACGACTTCTTGGAGCAAATGATAATAACGTTGCAAAGGACATGAAAGACGTTTACGATTTcgaagaaaaattatcaaaaataagtGTCAAGGAAGATCCTAATCACACAAACAAACTCGATATTGAAGAGCTACAGAAGAAATGGCCGAATATCCCTTGGAAGAAATTCGTTGACAGAACCTTAATTCCCTTTGTAGACAGTAACGAAAAGCCTACTTTAACTGTATGGAATCCTACAGCTTTAACAGAGTTCGTAAAGCTCATGGAAACAATTCCGAAACGTGTACAAGCGAATTACGCCATTTGGAAAATAGTTCAATACTCAGTTCCTTACTTGACTGAGGAAATTAGAGAAGCGCgaaaaacattccaaaaacaAATAGGTTATGTTGGCATTCCTGAAAATGATGATTGTTTGGGAATAGTTCAAACGTATGCAAGATATGCACTTCACAATTTGTATTTAGATCAATACAAAAGTAGTCACGAGTCTATTAAACAAATGGTAAAGGCTTTCAAGGATCAAATGGTTAGAATGATGAAAGAATCTAAAACATTGAGTGATGAagctaaaaataaaggaataaaaattatcaaggaGATGTCATTCACTGTTGGGCCGTCCCATAAATTGTCTGACCGAGCAGAACTTGAAAAATTCTATGCAGATGTGAAAGtcgataaaaataactttctgCAGACGCTTTTGGActtgaatatatttaaagtCAAAAAGGAATTCAGTGCTAAAGtactatttgaaataaatccaTATCATAGCAATAAGCTAAGTCAAATAGGTCTTCCAGATAATGTTAATGGGCATTTAC ATATACCAATGGCTATGATACCCAGTCCTTTGTTTAACAATGATGTTTATCAATTTGTACATAATTATATGTAG
- the LOC130665038 gene encoding neprilysin-2-like: protein MALEIFKISPESLRQKKQSLVLKRKFFLIVSVGLVCSILPINTSAAAVDTPQNDGAANKCTGNICATERSETAARIKRYRDDTINPCDNFYRFACGNYKKTDTSNVYNHLISQKKYLDKLIQQGISSDFKPYKLIDDIYKTCMNRDAMGQQALDLMKSIIKNLGNWPILEGSQWKESDFNWIDFSSKAKKAGYNSNYFLDWKPQYLNRNKEVTLKYSVKMTSDLFDPSMPEKTTSQKQFYSDYMVKVARLLGANDNDVAKDMEDVYDFEEKLSKISVKEDPNYTEKLDIEELQKKWKNIPWKKFVDRTLIPFLDSNEKPTLTVWNSTALTEFVKLMDKTPKRVQANYAIWKIVQYSVPYLTEEFREARKTFQKQVSYVRIRADDDCLKTVKTYAKYALLNLYLDQYKSSQESIKQMIKGFKDQMVKMMKESKTLSDEAKNKGIKIVNEMPFTIGPSNKLSDPAELEKFYADVKVDKNNFLQTLLNLNIFKVKKEFSAKVLFEINPYNTNMLSKIGLPDNVNGHLHIPMAMIPSPLFNNDRPMYINFGSSGSYIAMNIASAVSHVGINQTVGKELVDKQLDCFRHKYDDLTDETKKENMLRNRPEEDFIVQYIGLRSSWAAYQNYVTRLGTEPTLEGLPYTQEQLFWISFAQSFCLEYLNVNEPRNIYNNQLNILEYKIMKTLSNIPEISADFQCPVGSNMNKEPKCTWW, encoded by the exons ATGGCgcttgaaatatttaaaat atcACCAGAATCATTGCGGCAAAAGAAACAGAGCTTAGTATTGAagcgcaaattttttttaattgtaagtgtTGGAttggtttgttccattttgcCGATTAATACTTCAGCGGCTGCTGTCGACACTCCGCAAAACGATG GGGCGGCAAACAAATGTACAGGTAACATATGTGCTACAGAACGATCGGAAACTG CTGCACGAATCAAAAGATACCGAGATGATACTATAAATccttgtgataatttttaccGATTTGCTTGCgggaattacaaaaaaacagaTACTTCTAATGTTTATAATCATCttatatcacaaaaaaaataccttGATAAGTTGATCCAACAAGGAATCTCTTCTGACTTTAAGCCCTACAAACTTATCGACGATATTTACAAAACATGCATGAACAGAG ACGCTATGGGACAACAAGCTTTAGACCTTATGAAGAGTATTATTAAGAATTTAGGAAACTGGCCGATTTTGGAAGGCAGCCAATGGAAGGAATCTGACTTTAATTGGATTGATTTTAGTAGCAAAGCCAAAAAAGCCggttataattcaaattatttcttagATTGGAAACCGCAATATTTGAATCGTAACAAAGAAGTAACATTAAAATATTCCGTCAAA ATGACTAGCGATTTGTTCGACCCCTCCATGCCTGAGAAAACTACTTCGCAAAAACAATTTTACTCTGACTACATGGTAAAAGTAGCACGACTTCTTGGAGCAAATGATAATGACGTTGCAAAGGACATGGAAGACGTTTACGactttgaagaaaaattatcaaaaataagtGTCAAGGAAGATCCCAATTACACAGAGAAACTCGATATTGAAGAGTTACAGAAGAAATGGAAGAATATCCCTTGGAAGAAATTCGTTGACAGAACCTTAATTCCCTTTCTGGACAGTAACGAAAAGCCTACTTTAACTGTATGGAATTCTACAGCTTTAACAGAGTTCGTAAAACTCATGGACAAAACTCCAAAACGTGTGCAAGCAAATTACGCCATCTGGAAAATAGTTCAATATTCAGTTCCTTATTTGACTGAGGAATTTAGAGAAGCACGAAAAACATTTCAGAAACAAGTAAGTTATGTTCGCATTCGCGCCGATGATGATTGTTTGAAAACAGTTAAAACTTATGCAAAATATGCACTTCTCAATTTGTATTTGGATCAATACAAAAGTAGTCAGGAGTCtattaaacaaatgataaaGGGTTTCAAGGATCAAATGGTTAAAATGATGAAAGAATCTAAAACATTGAGTGATGAagctaaaaataaaggaattAAAATTGTCAACGAGATGCCATTCACTATTGGGCCGTCGAATAAATTGTCTGACCCAGCAGAACTTGAAAAGTTCTATGCGGATGTGAAAGtcgataaaaataactttctgCAGACGCTTTTGAActtgaatatatttaaagtaaaaaaagaattcagtGCTAAAGtactatttgaaataaatccaTATAATACTAACATGCTAAGTAAAATAGGCCTTCCAGATAATGTTAATGGGCATTTAC ATATACCAATGGCTATGATACCCAGTCCCTTGTTTAACAATGATCGTCCAATGTACATAAATTTTGGTTCAAGTGGATCATATATAGCTATGAATATCGCCTCGGCAGTATCTCACGTCGGAATAAATCAGACAGTTGGGAAAGAACTCGTAGATAAACAACTCGATTGTTTCCGTCATAAATATGATGATTTAACCGATGAAACAAAGAAAGAAAat atGCTTCGCAATAGACCCGAAGAAGACTTCATTGTTCAATACATCGGATTGCGTTCTTCCTGGGCAGCTTACCAGAATTACGTCACAAGATTGGGAACAGAACCGACTCTTGAAGGATTACCTTATACCCAGGAGCAATTATTCTGGATATCTTTCGCACAATCATTTTGTCTCGAGTATTTAAATGTGAATGAACCAcgcaatatttataacaatcagctaaatattcttgaatacaaaataatgaaaacacTTTCAAATATCCCTGAAATTTCAGCTGATTTTCAATGTCCCGTTGGTTCTAATATGAATAAGGAACCCAAATGTACCTGGTGGTAG
- the LOC130669115 gene encoding neprilysin-2-like, with product MLDICYLPQDRNSDNKYSTMYQIFNKTGQSRVSLLDRPLFLIVTVGFIWSLISINDASVIDTTRNNVVSNKCTSTACSVERLETAARIIRYRDNTINPCDNFYRFACGNYKKTDKSNDYGHLISQKNDHLEKLIQKGISSDFKPYKLIDDIYKTCMSKEARGRQGLDFMKRIIKTLGNWPILEGNRWKESEFNWIDFTSNAKKAGYNINYFLDWQPLYTNRNEKRTLQYSVRMAHSYFDYSMGTKSTMNKQMYADYMLRIARSLGANIGDTIQELKEAFQFENKLYEIISGDNSCHKNNNDIDDDISIEELQKQWPSIDWNRFIDKTLIPFVDNNEKPILTVWNSTALTEFVKLMDKTPKRVQANYAIWKIVQYSVPYLTEEFREAQQMFHKLVGYVGIPADDDCLETVKYYTKYALLNLYLDQFKSSRETVKQMIMALKDQMVKMIKESKTLSDEAKNKGIEIIEEMSFTIGPSNKLSDPKELKKFYADAQVVKENMLQTLLNLNIFKIKKEFSIKVLSEINPHDMNKLSRLGIPDDLNGHLHIPATMIPSPLFNNDRPMYMNFGSSGSYIAFNFASAVSHVGRNQTVGKEFVDKQLDCFRHQYDDLTDEPKKKNILRNRPEEDMITQYIGFRTSWAAYQDYVTRLGTEPTLEGLSYTQEQLFWISFAQSFCSEYSNVNEPRNLYNNQLNILEYKMMKLFSNIPEISADFQCPVGSNMNQEPKCTWW from the exons ATGCTTGACATCTGTTATTTACCTCAAGACCGTAATAGTGATAACAAATATTCTACAAtgtatcaaatatttaataa aacagGGCAATCGCGGGTGTCTCTTCTTGATCGTccattatttttgatagtGACCGTTGGATTTATTTGGtctttaatttcaataaatgatGCGTCTGTTATCGATACTACACGGAATAATG tggTGTCAAATAAATGCACGAGTACCGCATGTTCTGTAGAACGTTTGGAAACCG CCGCACGAATCATAAGATACCGAGATAATACTATAAATccttgtgataatttttaccGATTCGCTTGCggtaattacaaaaaaactgataaatctaatgattatggtcaccttatatcacaaaaaaatgatcacCTTGAAAAGCTGATCCAAAAAGGAATCTCTTCCGACTTTAAACCTTACAAACTTATCGATGATATTTACAAAACATGTATGAGCAAAG AGGCTAGGGGACGACAAGGTTTAGATTTTATGAAGAGAATCATTAAGACTTTAGGAAACTGGCCGATTTTGGAAGGCAACAGATGGAAGGAATCTGAATTCAACTGGATCGATTTTACTAGCAATGCTAAAAAAGCCggttataatataaattatttcttagaTTGGCAACCTTTATATACGAACCGAAATGAAAAAAGGACTTTACAATATTCTGTTAGA ATGGCTCACTCCTATTTCGATTACTCAATGGGAACTAAATCTACAATGAATAAACAAATGTACGCAGACTATATGCTTAGAATAGCACGATCTCTTGGTGCAAATATTGGGGACACTATACAAGAATTGAAGGAAGCAtttcaatttgaaaataaattatatgaaattatatctGGAGATAATTCGTGTCATAAGAATAACAATGACATTGATGATGATATTAGCATTGAAGAGTTACAGAAGCAATGGCCGAGTATCGATTGGAACagatttattgataaaacCCTAATTCCTTTTGTGGACAATAACGAAAAGCCTATTTTAACTGTATGGAATTCTACAGCTTTAACAGAGTTCGTAAAGCTCATGGACAAAACTCCGAAACGTGTACAAGCGAATTACGCCATTTGGAAAATAGTTCAATACTCAGTTCCTTATTTGACTGAAGAATTTAGGGAAGCGCAACAAATGTTCCATAAATTAGTAGGTTATGTTGGCATCCCAGCTGATGATGACTGTCTAGAAACAGTTAAATATTATACAAAATATGCCcttcttaatttatatttagacCAATTCAAAAGTAGTCGAGAGACTGTAAAACAAATGATAATGGCTCTCAAGGATCAAATggttaaaatgataaaagaaTCTAAAACATTAAGTGATGAagctaaaaataaaggaaTAGAAATTATCGAGGAGATGTCATTCACTATTGGACCGTCCAATAAATTGTCTGACCCGaaagaacttaaaaaattctacGCGGATGCCCAAGTCGTTAAGGAAAATATGTTGCAGACGCTTTTGAActtgaatatatttaaaattaaaaaagaatttagtATCAAAGTACTATCAGAAATAAACCCACATGATATGAATAAGTTAAGTAGGCTGGGAATTCCAGATGATCTTAATGGGCATTTAC ATATACCAGCGACTATGATACCTAGTCCCTTGTTTAACAATGATCGTCCGATGTACATGAATTTCGGTTCAAGTGGATCATATATAGCTTTTAATTTTGCCTCAGCAGTATCTCATGTCGGAAGAAATCAGACAGTTGGAAAAGAATTCGTAGATAAACAACTCGATTGTTTCCGTCATCAATATGATGATTTAACCGATGAACCAAAGAAGAAAAAT aTACTTCGCAATAGACCCGAAGAAGATATGATTACTCAGTACATCGGATTCCGTACTTCTTGGGCGGCTTACCAGGATTACGTAACCAGATTGGGAACAGAACCGACTCTTGAAGGATTGTCTTATACCCAGGAGCAATTATTCTGGATATCTTTCGCACAATCATTTTGTTCCGAGTACTCAAATGTGAATGAACCGCGCAATCTTTATAACAATCAGCTTAATATTCTTGAGTACaaaatgatgaaattattttcgaatatacCTGAAATTTCAGCTGATTTTCAGTGTCCCGTTGGTTCTAATATGAATCAGGAACCCAAATGTACCTGGTGGtag